ACGGTGGATCTGATTTTAAAGGCCCGGCGGACCAATGACATACATATGGAACTGGCAGGTCTTCTGGACCATGTTCTGGCTCTGGCCGAGGAAGGGATTGAACTTAACCTTGATCCCCCCTGTGTGGGCATTTTCACCAGAGCCAAAACCTGTGCCTGGGAACTGAGACAGGCTATTAAAGCGGAAATAGTGGGGCATATCAGTAAAGGCAAATGGGGTTAAAAGATTGGCCGCAGCGAGCGGCCATTTTTTTTCGGGAACTATTAGGCTCAAAGACTGGAAGAATTATTGCCTGGCTTTCGTTTGTAAGGAATAGCGATTAAACTGGAACAGCAACAGCAAGGCAAGCAGGGCAGGTGCCAGTAGCCAGGTTAGAGCCGGGATAAGACCAGAGCTTTCGGCCTGGTGCCCGGTCAAAAAAAGGCCGAGACTGCCCAGGCCAAAGCCCAGGCCCTGCATCATGCCGGAAGCCATACCGGCAAAGTCTGGTAACAGCTCCTGGGCCATAACGATAGTCAGAGGGAAAGAGGCGGAAAGGGCAGCACCCAGCAGGCCCAGATTCAGCCATAATAGCCAGCCGTTGCTGACTAAAGTAAGGCCCAGGAAAACCACGGCCGCACTCATGCTGAACCAGAACACCCGCCGGGCCCCCCAGCGGTCAGCCCAGCGGCCGGCCATCAAGGTGCCGATGGTACCGGCAAAGAGAAACCAGGTGAGAGCGAGACCGGCGATTTCGCCCCGATAGCCTTTTTCTACCATCAGCTGAACGGCAAAACTGTTAAAAGCCATCTGAATCCAGGAGCGCAAACTGACAATCAGGTTTAACAAAATTAAAGGCATTAAAGGCAGCTGCCGCCACTGCTGGCGCAGAAGCGAAGCCGCACTGGTGGTAGACTGCGGGTTAATGCGCACACTGGCAACAGAGGAAATTGCCAGCAACAGGGAGGTAATCACTCCCGGGATGGCTAGCCAGGCCGTACTGACCAGACCATAATGCAAGGCTATGGGTACAGCGATAACAGGGGTAAGGGCGTAGCCCAGACTGCCAGCTGTTATGTAGGCAGATAGGACAGAGCCTTTATTGTATGCTGCTACCTGGGTGGTTACTACCGAACCCAGAGGGTGGTAGAGGGCGTTGGCCATACCGGCCAGAGAAACGGCCAGCAGCATAAAGGGTAATC
Above is a genomic segment from Carboxydocella sporoproducens DSM 16521 containing:
- a CDS encoding rubredoxin-like domain-containing protein, whose product is MMWKCGVCGYIYDGEQAPDNCPKCGAPKEKFSQVPQETVDLILKARRTNDIHMELAGLLDHVLALAEEGIELNLDPPCVGIFTRAKTCAWELRQAIKAEIVGHISKGKWG
- a CDS encoding MFS transporter; this translates as MQRRTFQLAVLAFNHFWIDFYMNFVPPLLYLLGKERGLTLGQQSTLMLVLSMFSATLQPLLGLWADSRGKGWHLAVTGAIISLAMTAVAWVPGLPFMLLAVSLAGMANALYHPLGSVVTTQVAAYNKGSVLSAYITAGSLGYALTPVIAVPIALHYGLVSTAWLAIPGVITSLLLAISSVASVRINPQSTTSAASLLRQQWRQLPLMPLILLNLIVSLRSWIQMAFNSFAVQLMVEKGYRGEIAGLALTWFLFAGTIGTLMAGRWADRWGARRVFWFSMSAAVVFLGLTLVSNGWLLWLNLGLLGAALSASFPLTIVMAQELLPDFAGMASGMMQGLGFGLGSLGLFLTGHQAESSGLIPALTWLLAPALLALLLLFQFNRYSLQTKARQ